CGATATTCTCGAGAGGAGATTTCCATGTCAATAACAAACTACTAGTGGGAGTCCCTAAAACCCTAGAGAGCAATGGTGGGAGCGAAAAATCTATAAAAGGAGGGAAGGCCTCCTTACCACACACTACGCATACATAGATGcacaaaaatattcttaccATTTTATCTAGTTTTCTCCCTCTCTAAGAGAGCCTTTACTAACTTGGGTGTCGGAGTGCCTCCGGTCCCGGAGGACTAGGGGCTTTCTAACAACCTTTCCCTTGTTTTGCAAGAAGAACTCCGTCTGACCGTCCGCCAATCTGCTCAACAAGAAATATGGTGAGAGTTGTTGTATACATACACACTTAAAAGAGATTACattatgtttgaaaatataatCTATCTCTTGAGTTCATGAAGTTCATCTTATTCCAACTCCTCTTGCATCCTTCATCAGCTTCTTTGATCTTATCTTCAACAGTTTCAGCAGCTTCCATTATCTTCAGGTGCTATGTTTTGGTTGGGTGAGGATTATCTTCAATAACTATGACATAATGAGCCAACTTCAACACCACCTAGACTCAATCATAGACAGACTTACATTGACCTCAATATAAAAGGATGAGGCCTGTGAATTTTTACACATGGACTTAACCTGGTATATGGTTTTAACTCGCTGCTAAGCTCCCTAAAGCATTGCAGAGAGCACATTATGAGAACTACTAGATTTGGAAGATCGAATAAAAGTATTTAAACTAGTATTTAATGCAGTTATAACTGATCTAAAggataacaaataaataaatgcaggAAAGTTTAGGAATGACATGCGTATATGCCATTATATATTATACCTGATTAAACACCGCTGGTTAATTTCTTGCCCAACTCCAAATGATATTGTTGTTACCATGGAAAGACATCATTGTCATGACACAACCGTAAGGCAATTAACCACATAAAGTGACCATAATAGGTAAAAATGTTAAACAAATGCAAATAATTGTGTATTATGTCTATAAGAGGAACAATTACTAAACCATGCCTGACTAAAATATGAAGCCTATAGTAGCATCATATGCTAAAAAGAATGATGACAACTTAACTGAGGAAAGAAGAAGACCATCAATTGTTGCCTCACTCATATGAACATAAAAAACAAGATAAGCTTCAATCTAAGTGACCCTGATAGAAAAATCAGCAAGCTTGTAATGAACACTGCTCAAAAGATGGAACCGAAATTGTTATCTAAGACCAGCCCATCCGAATCAGTCTACAAAGAGCACAAAATAGAACCACAAGGTCTACAACCATAAAACAAACTTAATTACTTACAACCTTGCTTTCCAAATAAAATCAATGTTATTGCAATGTACCCTTTCTACATTGgtgtatgaaaaataaaaaagtggttcGCTGGGGAGGAAAATGGGGCAAAAGTTAGAAGGGAACAAACATATCATGTGTGAGAAAGCATAGGAGAAACAAGAATTAGCAACTCTTTAAGAATACAACGGTAAAATTCCGTCAAATTATGTGCAATAATTACATGTACATATCAAAACATCCACTCATATAATTGTATTAACTCAACTAATTGATACAGTTATTCGGTATGATGATTCAATACCGTGAACAACAGCCTATTatacagtcaaattttgtgtttttaatgctCAGATTGTAACAATCTGTTCTTGGTATGTTACAATCTAAGACACACTCACATCGAGGAATAATTCTGGCAGCCAACACACTGGCTTTAGGGTGCATAAGGCTGCCTGTGGGGATGAGCTCCAGCCTGATAAAGAGTGAGGTGGTGTATGGCCTCAGCAAACAGTTCCCTCAAACTAGGATTTTGAGCTACAACAGAACGGGCTGCACCCTCAAGAGCATTCAATGCCCGTGCTTGTTCGAGGGCCTTGCTATTGCCAACTTGCAATGCAAGATAACACAACAAAACTAATCCAGGCACTTGAGCCCGTTCATTGGCCCGCAACAGCTTCATTAGCGGCGGAACCCCTTCAAACTCTACAATCGCCTTTGAATGCTCCACGCGATTGAAATTCTCTGGACACACAAATTTTCCCAGCGCAACAGCAGTCTCCATTGCCACATCCACATTCTTACTACCAAGCTGCACAACCAATGGACCAATTATCCGTGACTCCCTCGCAGGGAAAGTCCGTGCCAAACACCCAATTGCTCTAATTGCATAAATTTGCAATGTAGGACTACTCCCTTCTTGAATTACCCTCAAAAGCTGATCCAACACCGCTTTTGCAGGTGGTGAACTGGGCTTAAAAGCAGCTCGCCTAAGGTCGGGATTGGATTCTGCCACGGCGGCTATCTCCGTCACAGTCATCAAACAATTGAGTTGCAAGTCTCCTCTCTCAACCTCAACAATCTTGGCTAAGCAAAGCAACCCTTTTGTCTCTGCAATTTTCCTACTATTTGCCAAACTCTCTTTGGACAATTTACATAGCGCCTCTGCGCAGCTGATCTTGACCATAAGCTTCACCTCAGGTGTCTCCGACTCCCACTCCCTCTCCTTTCTATTATAATGCCCACTACCTTTGCTACTCCCATCGGAATGCGAATGACCCAACGACCCACTATTGTTATGATAGTTTCGTACTACTTTGCCACTCTCAGCTAGCTCTTTGTTAATCTGAACAAGGGAATGAATGCTGGTCTTACCAGACTGAGGCTTCGGATCGTCCAGAACCGTGTCCATGGCCAGCGTCGACACCAGCGGCCTCGTCGCGTTCTCTCGCGCGAACTCCTCCTGCGCCTCGGGGTCCAGGTCGGCCATCAGCGCCACCAGCTTCGCCACGGAGGCCTGAACCCTCGCCGGAGAGTCCCCGAGCACCTGAACGATCACCGGAACTCCGAGTGACTCCACAACGAAGCGCACCCTCGCCCGGTCGGTGGCGATGTTGCAGAGAGCAGTGGCGGCGGCGATTTGGGCCTCGGGGGAGGAGCCCTCCTTGAGAAGCTTGAGCAGCGGTCCAATCCCTCCCTCCTCGACGATCATCTTCTTGTTGCGGTGGTTGTCGCGCGCGAGAGACCCGAGCTCGTTGGCAGCGTCGGCGCGGTCCTTGGGCTGGCCCATCTGGATGGTGGCGATGAAGGACCAGACCCAGGCGAGGATGGGGTCGTTGCTGGCGATGGGGGGGAGGGAGAGGTTAGTGCCGTCGGAGTCGAAGATCGAAAGCAGCCACTTCATGTCGCCGATGGAGGACTCCAGGAGGCTCGAGACCTTGCGGAAGTCGGCGGTGGAGGTGATAGAGAAGACCTGGCGGAGGACGCCACTATGCTTGCACTTGCGGACAAGGGTTAGGGCTCGTTCCAGGTTCTTCGCCACGTCAGCCACGATCCGCCGCACGGGCCGCTCGTAGAGGGTTTGGGTGGCGGAGGCGAGTCGGACCGTGGAGCGGAGCATCTGGGAGAGGCGGTCCACTTGCTTGGCCAGCTCGGCGCACTCCACCTTGGATGACTCGGCTTCATGAGCCGACTTGCAGAGCCGGTCAGCCAAAATAATTGGGAGCGAGAGCTCCTCTTGGAGGGTCTTTTCCTCTCCAGGGGCCGGCGCAGCCATTCCTGCTGCAGAGGAGGAGTTTGGTGACTGAAGTGGACAACAGAaaatctctttatttatttaattagcgTGATTTGGGGATTACTTTAGTTTAGTGTTGGACTTCGGTCTAAGCGTATTAGTGATAAAAATTGCTTTTATTTTCCCTAATAAATAGGACAAAGGGATTATGGTCTGCTGACTCAGTCGTCCACGTCATTAAGGTGGGGGTGCGATTTCTTTAATACGGAGAAGGGAAAAGAGAATGAATGAGCTGTCAGCCTGTCAGgcaagaccaatttttttttgttttttgggtagGTGTCAGCCTGTCAGCCAAGACCAATTGATTCACTGTATTTAGTACCCAATAATGAATTCCACTTCGGTAAATGGTGcacgtttatttttcatattacaaGCTAATGGCGATGGCAATCATTGGAACAAAATCTAGGAGTCTGGTTGGGACTAGAAAGTTGAAAAGAGTAGGGTGTCAACTTGGTccgatttttttgtttttggctaaAATTGGGAATCGAAATTGGGGTATCCCAGTTCTTGATTTTGGAAAGCCGGAACCGAGAACCGGGTCCTGGTTAACCGAGGTCCCGGTTATCAGTTGGTTTcagttttacccggtccggtaatcaattttttaagaaaattagttgttgggcttattttaggtattgagcctaaaataagcccatttttttttcatagttgtcctattttttttaaaatctattagtcttttttgtctaaattaaagggactttgttgtgattgttccaaataattaaaaaataaaccttaaaaagcccaaaaatcctatatatatatatatatatatatatatatatatatataaaatggaaaTCCGGTTCcagtattcccggtaaaaaccagGAACCGAAACTCGGTTACctggtttttgaatttttcaaaccggaagtAGGACCTCGGTGTCCCGTTTcacggtaatttttgacacccttaaaaaagagttagagcaaaaaatttatttttaaacttttgtcaaaagtgtattttcgttatttttaagttttttagacagttaaaagcacttttaatttttttatcaaacaaatatttttttcttcaaactaacTTTTTGAatcttaaaaatacttttaggcctctcaaacgcaatctcaaacaggccatAAACATCTATTCTTTATTCTACATTCGATCGTTATATTTTGTCCACTCACATGAACGGTGAGGGAAGAAAAAGAGATTGGAAATAAAAATGGCacttttttccaatttaaatagttaaaattCTACCATATTcgtatttattactttttaaatatagtaaaatataataaatactaattttgaagaaatgataaatattgatgtaaCAAAATCTTAAACCACTTAAAAGGTCGGGATTTAAGGAAATTTACGTGGTAAAATACCCTAAGAATTCTAGCATATAGCATATTTCCCATGCATCTGCTTTTAATAATGGTCTGAAACATTAAAATGTAGGCTAATACTGGAAAATTTTCCATGAACATGAATGATTAGCGTTAAAATCCATGATCTTTGAAGTACAAACACAAATCCAAATATATCAGAATGAGGTTCCATCTATAAAGATTGAAGTAGTGCACACTGCACAGCTTTTGCTTCAAATTCTGGGAAGGGGAGAGAATCAACTCATTGGCTTAACTTGAAAGGTAAGACCAGACAGAGGAGGAAGGGGAAGGGGAAGCGCCATTATGGCATCTTtctattaaatcaaaagaaaattcgACTTGGAAGTAACATCTCTTCTCTTCACATCTTTGACAGCAATGCAGGCTGAATTGGCTTTGGTACCCCATTGTCCTTGACATCATTGTCTTTGGGTTCCAATTCACAGGCATTGGGAGGAACATCTACAGCAGGAGAGCAGTTGAAGAACCCATGAGGCTGCACTCACAAACATAATCAGAATCAGTATAGCGTATGAAACGCTTAAAAGGATATGATTAGAAAGTCGATTGAAAAGTgtagattataaaaaaaaaaaaaaggacctaATATTATGACCACGTAGTCAACCTGATACGGTGACTATACAAGCAAAACTCAGTGAAGAATGATCTTTTGCTATGATTATCGAAGTGCTTCTAGAATAAGGTACAGAGTTGTAAATGTAATATATTCTAATGAAGAAAGTTGCATACAGTGATCAGAACTGGCTACTTTTTATAGGCTTGGATTCAGATCACTTATTTTTACAACAATCTACACTAAAATGGGCTAGAGCCTTAAGTGTAAGCAACTTGAAAGTCGTAGGCTAAATTCACAGATCAAGAGTCTCATTTATAAGAAATGCTACTAAAACGCTGCATCCTACTCATATGAAAAGACCACACCCATGTGCCTGCAAACAATTAGCCAAATTCTCAAGGACAATGCAGAAAAAATGTACATGGTAAGATTAACCAGTGAATACCATAAGCATAAAACCGATGTGCTCCACCGGCATAACAGGCCAGTCTTCCAGCCGAGGGACGTGTGTGATTCCAAATACATACCTGCATTTAACGAAATTACTTGTTAACTTGTTGAAATAATTGCAATCAAGCCATGATGGTGAAATGCAGCCAACAGCAATGAGAAGAGTTATGAAAAAAAGTTGGGAAAATCGTAATGTAAAGATGATACCACTACAATCATAATTAGGCTTAAATGCTGAACGCATTGATGAACTTCCTCAAGCatttaaaggattttttttttttttttttaagtaattgttgtatatatcaaaacgCAAAGGAGATGCAACCCTAAT
This genomic interval from Corylus avellana chromosome ca3, CavTom2PMs-1.0 contains the following:
- the LOC132174850 gene encoding uncharacterized protein LOC132174850 translates to MAAPAPGEEKTLQEELSLPIILADRLCKSAHEAESSKVECAELAKQVDRLSQMLRSTVRLASATQTLYERPVRRIVADVAKNLERALTLVRKCKHSGVLRQVFSITSTADFRKVSSLLESSIGDMKWLLSIFDSDGTNLSLPPIASNDPILAWVWSFIATIQMGQPKDRADAANELGSLARDNHRNKKMIVEEGGIGPLLKLLKEGSSPEAQIAAATALCNIATDRARVRFVVESLGVPVIVQVLGDSPARVQASVAKLVALMADLDPEAQEEFARENATRPLVSTLAMDTVLDDPKPQSGKTSIHSLVQINKELAESGKVVRNYHNNSGSLGHSHSDGSSKGSGHYNRKEREWESETPEVKLMVKISCAEALCKLSKESLANSRKIAETKGLLCLAKIVEVERGDLQLNCLMTVTEIAAVAESNPDLRRAAFKPSSPPAKAVLDQLLRVIQEGSSPTLQIYAIRAIGCLARTFPARESRIIGPLVVQLGSKNVDVAMETAVALGKFVCPENFNRVEHSKAIVEFEGVPPLMKLLRANERAQVPGLVLLCYLALQVGNSKALEQARALNALEGAARSVVAQNPSLRELFAEAIHHLTLYQAGAHPHRQPYAP